The following coding sequences are from one Panicum hallii strain FIL2 chromosome 5, PHallii_v3.1, whole genome shotgun sequence window:
- the LOC112892943 gene encoding homeobox protein LUMINIDEPENDENS isoform X1 encodes MELVPFKPAAGALVEAGSGAGAGSIPAMVAAQQQMLHEQADQLQRLVVAQCRLTGVNPLAQEMAAGALSIKIGKRPRDLLNPKAVKCMQSLFALKDTIGKKETREISLLCGVTVTQVREFFTSQRSRVRKFVQLSREKALRVEASKEHDNACSISTEQIPVDIEAHAEVIEPLRTLEPVVPQSSSQPMGVPQVSSQPMGLPQGLLQPMEVFQNSLQQATAQQNFAAPVMPSGTMGVQPTDAKISSDSAQKEIKQEEVHPGVESEDKKFLESIFALMRKEETFSGQVKLLEWILQINNATVLSWFVTMGGLTIMSTWLSLAAIEEQTSVILVIFKVLLHLPLHKALPAHMSVVLQTINRLRFYRTQDISSRARNLLSRLSKVLVRSQALKKPQKELICKQRISEILRDESWKSEVDITEEILALTDGANESSKPEPRKTPMLLTAAADETNKRSATQTKSKQKRKVLLVEPPNKKAAVKNVNSVRNISTNNSRPLSADDIQKAKMRAMFMQEKYGKVDTSKASDKPQALETPKTSGLVYSTVLPVPRNPPRSTAQLVDTSPSTSNQSTVAQPDKPEISGGLKLNIGSQKNVIEKLDSRRVPWRIPPAVWIDPSWSVSAGDNSKELEVQTQRNRRERETFYASQKDIPLNPKDPWDMEMDFDDSLTPEIPIDQAPDADTMETDSVGAALNAVAPVEDKQIGSTSSTSVSVANGTNGEDPEPDLELLTVLLKNPQLVFALTSNKGENVTSEQTVALLDTLKRTGLGLSELVNTLGNGAGTPKEPEPEPIPASLPSPTPSDQTTRAAWGSEHPTQARAPNLQQPQLSNRGNTPPIANTVQQSFSNVISSLPSQPYAPVSVLPAQIQANVPSLPQLAVSVNPPIQHVSPANNHLNRASVHQHGQQYALASDPVAISLHQQSAVNKSSHGLQSIPNHSVVHSSMPEPDASYTTLPWQSNAAHVTNTGRNATVEPWAARTTNSYNTASASTVPYGNQNAYGDQRTHSAHNPYGSAAVSSQSVLPGHGLDRNGYSRPMEYQTMARDGHQRHSRSPDPSAGRNYVGTQGYNQQPLTHWSAGQGQQSYNPEPSRQWSSAQQSYTPAEPSTRQWSSAHQSYAPAEPSRPWSSERQSYNVEPSRPWSSGQQGQNPEASRQWNLGKQDPYNPSDGRRSYDHHWRR; translated from the exons ATGGAGCTCGTCCCCTTCAAGCCGGCGGCCGGAGCCCTCGTCGAGGCGGGCTCCGGGGCCGGCGCGGGCTCGATCCCGGCGATGGTCGCCGCGCAGCAGCAGATGCTTCACGAGCAGGCGGACCAGCTCCAGCGCCTCGTCGTCGCCCAGTGCCGCCTTACCGGCGTCAACCCCCTCGCCCAGGAGATG GCTGCTGGTGCATTATCCATCAAGATAG GTAAAAGGCCAAGGGATTTGTTGAATCCAAAAGCAGTTAAGTGCATGCAGTCACTTTTTGCTTTGAAGGATACTATTGGCAAAAAAGAAACCCGGGAAATTAGTTTACTCTGTGGGGTTACTGTTACTCAG GTTAGGGAGTTCTTTACAAGTCAACGATCACGAGTGAGAAAATTTGTTCAACTGTCTCGAGAAAAGGCATTGAGAGTAGAAGCATCCAAGGAGCATGACAATGCGTGCTCCATAAGCACTGAGCAGATACCTGTTGACATAGAGGCACATGCTGAGGTTATTGAACCTTTGAGGACTTTAGAACCAGTGGTCCCACAAAGCTCTTCACAACCAATGGGTGTCCCGCAGGTCTCTTCGCAACCAATGGGCCTCCCACAAGGGCTTTTGCAGCCTATGGAGGTCTTCCAAAACTCTTTGCAACAGGCAACAGCCCAGCAGAACTTTGCAGCCCCTGTGATGCCATCTGGAACAATGGGTGTGCAACCAACTGATGCTAAGATTAGTTCTGACTCTGCTCAAAAGGAAATTAAGCAAGAGGAAGTCCATCCTGGTGTTGAGTCAGAAGATAAGAAGTTCTTGGAAAGTATCTTTGCCCTTATGCGGAAGGAGGAAACATTCTCTGGACAGGTCAAATTGCTGGAATGGATTCTCCAAATAAATAATGCTACAGTTCTTAGTTG GTTCGTAACAATGGGTGGTTTAACCATTATGTCAACATGGTTGAGTCTAGCAGCAATTGAAGAGCAAACATCGGTTATTCTTGTTATTTTCAAG GTGCTTCTCCACCTCCCGTTACATAAGGCTTTGCCAGCCCACATGTCAGTTGTGCTTCAAACTATTAACAGGTTGCGCTTTTATAGGACTCAAG ACATATCAAGCAGGGCCAGGAACCTCCTTTCCAGATTGAGCAAAGTGCTTGTAAGGAGTCAGGCATTGAAGAAACCTCAGAAGGAATTAATATGTAAACAACG GATAAGTGAAATTCTCCGCGATGAGTCTTGGAAATCTGAAGTTGATATTACT GAAGAGATACTTGCCTTGACTGACGGTGCAAATGAGAGCAG TAAGCCTGAGCCTAGAAAAACACCAATGCTTCtcactgctgctgctgatgaGACAAATAAAAGGAGTGCTACGCAAACAA AATccaaacaaaaaagaaaagttCTACTTGTAGAACCTCCAAATAAGAAAGCTGCGGTGAAGAATGTTAACTCCGTCAGGAACATCTCTACAAACAATAGCAGACCACTATCTGCAGATGATATTCAAAAGGCAAAGATGCGTGCCATGTTCATGCAGGAGAAGTATGGCAAGGTTGACACAAGTAAAGCGAGTGATAAACCGCAAGCACTGGAAACACCAAAAACATCTGGATTAGTCTATTCAACTGTATTGCCTGTGCCCAGGAATCCCCCTAGATCAACTGCACAACTTGTTGACACAAGCCCATCAACTTCTAATCAGAGTACAGTTGCTCAGCCTGATAAGCCAGAAATCTCAGGCGGTTTGAAGTTAAACATAGGTTCCCAAAAGAATGTTATAGAGAAGTTGGATTCCAGGAGAGTTCCTTGGAGGATACCACCAG CGGTATGGATAGACCCCTCTTGGAGTGTAAGTGCTGGTGACAACAGCAAGGAGCTGGAGGTTCAAACACAGAGAAACCGGCGTGAAAGGGAAACATTTTATGCAAGTCAGAAGGACATCCCGTTGAATCCAAAGGACCCATGGGATATGGAAATGGACTTTGATGACAGTTTGACCCCAGAAATTCCAATTGACCAGGCGCCAGATGCCGACACTATGGAAACGGATAGTGTGGGCGCAGCTCTTAATGCAGTGGCTCCTGTTGAGGACAAGCAAATTGGATCTACCTCATCAACATCCGTTTCAGTTGCTAACGGCACGAATGGGGAAGATCCTGAGCCCGACCTTGAGTTGCTTACGGTGCTACTCAAGAATCCGCAGCTTGTCTTTGCTTTAACATCTAACAAAGGGGAGAATGTGACAAGCGAGCAGACTGTTGCACTTTTGGATACACTGAAGCGGACTGGCCTTGGACTCTCAGAGTTGGTGAACACACTGGGGAATGGTGCTGGAACTCCAAAAGAGCCAGAGCCAGAACCTATTCCTGCTTCGCTTCCATCACCAACTCCATCAGACCAAACAACAAGG GCTGCCTGGGGATCAGAACACCCGACACAGGCGAGGGCTCCGAACCTGCAGCAGCCACAATTGTCAAACCGGGGGAATACACCTCCCATTGCAAATACCGTGCAGCAAAGCTTCTCAAATGTTATCAGTTCGTTGCCCTCACAACCTTATGCTCCAGTTTCGGTTTTACCGGCACAGATTCAAGCTAACGTCCCATCTCTACCTCAGTTGGCGGTCTCCGTAAATCCGCCAATTCAACATGTTTCCCCTGCGAATAACCATCTGAATAGAGCTTCAGTACATCAGCATGGCCAGCAATATGCTTTGGCGTCTGATCCTGTTGCTATATCCTTGCATCAGCAATCAGCGGTGAACAAATCATCCCATGGGCTCCAGAGTATCCCGAACCATTCTGTAGTTCATTCGTCGATGCCTGAGCCTGATGCATCTTATACAACACTCCCTTGGCAATCTAATGCTGCTCATGTCACCAACACCGGACGAAATGCAACAGTGGAACCATGGGCTGCCCGCACAACTAATTCATATAATACTGCATCTGCAAGCACAGTGCCATATGGCAACCAGAATGCTTACGGTGATCAAAGAACGCACAGTGCACACAATCCTTATGGTTCTGCAGCAGTCTCGTCGCAATCTGTTCTCCCAGGGCACGGACTGGACAGAAATGGTTACAGCCGACCCATGGAGTACCAAACGATGGCGCGGGATGGCCACCAGCGACACTCAAGGTCACCTGATCCTAGTGCTGGCAGGAACTATGTTGGCACGCAAGGTTATAATCAACAGCCCTTAACGCACTGGAGTGCAGGGCAAGGGCAACAGAGCTACAATCCTGAGCCCTCAAGGCAATGGAGTTCTGCGCAACAGAGCTACACTCCTGCCGAGCCCTCCACAAGGCAGTGGAGTTCTGCGCATCAgagctacgcccctgctgagcCATCAAGGCCGTGGAGCTCTGAGCGTCAGAGCTACAATGTTGAGCCCTCGAGGCCTTGGAGTTCCGGCCAGCAGGGCCAGAACCCGGAGGCATCGAGGCAATGGAACCTGGGGAAGCAAGATCCTTACAACCCGAGTGATGGTCGAAGATCGTATGATCATCACTGGAGGAGATAA
- the LOC112892943 gene encoding homeobox protein LUMINIDEPENDENS isoform X2: MELVPFKPAAGALVEAGSGAGAGSIPAMVAAQQQMLHEQADQLQRLVVAQCRLTGVNPLAQEMAAGALSIKIGKRPRDLLNPKAVKCMQSLFALKDTIGKKETREISLLCGVTVTQVREFFTSQRSRVRKFVQLSREKALRVEASKEHDNACSISTEQIPVDIEAHAEVIEPLRTLEPVVPQSSSQPMGVPQVSSQPMGLPQGLLQPMEVFQNSLQQATAQQNFAAPVMPSGTMGVQPTDAKISSDSAQKEIKQEEVHPGVESEDKKFLESIFALMRKEETFSGQVKLLEWILQINNATVLSWFVTMGGLTIMSTWLSLAAIEEQTSVILVIFKVLLHLPLHKALPAHMSVVLQTINRLRFYRTQDISSRARNLLSRLSKVLVRSQALKKPQKELICKQRISEILRDESWKSEVDITEEILALTDGANESSKPEPRKTPMLLTAAADETNKRSATQTKSKQKRKVLLVEPPNKKAAVKNVNSVRNISTNNSRPLSADDIQKAKMRAMFMQEKYGKVDTSKASDKPQALETPKTSGLVYSTVLPVPRNPPRSTAQLVDTSPSTSNQSTVAQPDKPEISGGLKLNIGSQKNVIEKLDSRRVPWRIPPDLRKHNDCADINAFPLPTPNILAGLINFSASKSKSGMDRPLLECKCW; the protein is encoded by the exons ATGGAGCTCGTCCCCTTCAAGCCGGCGGCCGGAGCCCTCGTCGAGGCGGGCTCCGGGGCCGGCGCGGGCTCGATCCCGGCGATGGTCGCCGCGCAGCAGCAGATGCTTCACGAGCAGGCGGACCAGCTCCAGCGCCTCGTCGTCGCCCAGTGCCGCCTTACCGGCGTCAACCCCCTCGCCCAGGAGATG GCTGCTGGTGCATTATCCATCAAGATAG GTAAAAGGCCAAGGGATTTGTTGAATCCAAAAGCAGTTAAGTGCATGCAGTCACTTTTTGCTTTGAAGGATACTATTGGCAAAAAAGAAACCCGGGAAATTAGTTTACTCTGTGGGGTTACTGTTACTCAG GTTAGGGAGTTCTTTACAAGTCAACGATCACGAGTGAGAAAATTTGTTCAACTGTCTCGAGAAAAGGCATTGAGAGTAGAAGCATCCAAGGAGCATGACAATGCGTGCTCCATAAGCACTGAGCAGATACCTGTTGACATAGAGGCACATGCTGAGGTTATTGAACCTTTGAGGACTTTAGAACCAGTGGTCCCACAAAGCTCTTCACAACCAATGGGTGTCCCGCAGGTCTCTTCGCAACCAATGGGCCTCCCACAAGGGCTTTTGCAGCCTATGGAGGTCTTCCAAAACTCTTTGCAACAGGCAACAGCCCAGCAGAACTTTGCAGCCCCTGTGATGCCATCTGGAACAATGGGTGTGCAACCAACTGATGCTAAGATTAGTTCTGACTCTGCTCAAAAGGAAATTAAGCAAGAGGAAGTCCATCCTGGTGTTGAGTCAGAAGATAAGAAGTTCTTGGAAAGTATCTTTGCCCTTATGCGGAAGGAGGAAACATTCTCTGGACAGGTCAAATTGCTGGAATGGATTCTCCAAATAAATAATGCTACAGTTCTTAGTTG GTTCGTAACAATGGGTGGTTTAACCATTATGTCAACATGGTTGAGTCTAGCAGCAATTGAAGAGCAAACATCGGTTATTCTTGTTATTTTCAAG GTGCTTCTCCACCTCCCGTTACATAAGGCTTTGCCAGCCCACATGTCAGTTGTGCTTCAAACTATTAACAGGTTGCGCTTTTATAGGACTCAAG ACATATCAAGCAGGGCCAGGAACCTCCTTTCCAGATTGAGCAAAGTGCTTGTAAGGAGTCAGGCATTGAAGAAACCTCAGAAGGAATTAATATGTAAACAACG GATAAGTGAAATTCTCCGCGATGAGTCTTGGAAATCTGAAGTTGATATTACT GAAGAGATACTTGCCTTGACTGACGGTGCAAATGAGAGCAG TAAGCCTGAGCCTAGAAAAACACCAATGCTTCtcactgctgctgctgatgaGACAAATAAAAGGAGTGCTACGCAAACAA AATccaaacaaaaaagaaaagttCTACTTGTAGAACCTCCAAATAAGAAAGCTGCGGTGAAGAATGTTAACTCCGTCAGGAACATCTCTACAAACAATAGCAGACCACTATCTGCAGATGATATTCAAAAGGCAAAGATGCGTGCCATGTTCATGCAGGAGAAGTATGGCAAGGTTGACACAAGTAAAGCGAGTGATAAACCGCAAGCACTGGAAACACCAAAAACATCTGGATTAGTCTATTCAACTGTATTGCCTGTGCCCAGGAATCCCCCTAGATCAACTGCACAACTTGTTGACACAAGCCCATCAACTTCTAATCAGAGTACAGTTGCTCAGCCTGATAAGCCAGAAATCTCAGGCGGTTTGAAGTTAAACATAGGTTCCCAAAAGAATGTTATAGAGAAGTTGGATTCCAGGAGAGTTCCTTGGAGGATACCACCAG ATCTGCGAAAACACAATGACTGCGCAGATATTAATGCATTCCCCCTACCAACACCCAACATTTTAGCAGGTTTGATAAATTTTAGTGCATCAAAGAGCAAAAG CGGTATGGATAGACCCCTCTTGGAGTGTAAGTGCTGGTGA